The following DNA comes from Gambusia affinis linkage group LG21, SWU_Gaff_1.0, whole genome shotgun sequence.
GCTAATTTATAGGAGCAAGTATCAAATGTAACAGAATGCCTCTGCTATGCAAACCATGTGGGAAATATACTGGTGTCAGCAGGCGAACAGGACAGGCCATATTCAGCGTCCCCGAGTCAATTTATCAGGGCGTGTAAACACTGAAGAGCAATGCCACAACCTCTTAGTGTTCAGGTCAAAACACACAGGAAAGTGGAAAAAGTCTACAATGCAGACAGTGAAAGTTCAGttgagttttaaatgtaaaaacaaattttttgcaaggaataaaaataatacacacaGAAAAGTCAAACTCTGATCGTATAGTACGTCCAAGACGGCAGCCATGCTGACGTATGATTTTCACTAAAAGTTAATTGGAGATAAAGACTGACCGACAGTGAAATCTCCCTTGCTCATCCAGGGTGTCTCGCTAAGTTTGCGGGAGGgctaaacaaatttacaaagaTAAACTCTGATTGTGTATGTTgcagatggaaagaaaacattttcattcttaCACACACTAACCAGagaatgcaaaatgttttagttggtTGTCATAGATCCCCAAAGGTGGATCTCAGCCCTGCATTTCAACATTGAGTGTTTTTAGGTCTTTATTTGTGGATTTATGTGAGGCCAGCAAGCTTTTAATACCACAAACTTTGGGTGTGTTTTACAGTTTGAGCTTGAAGTCTTTAGTTTCCATAGCCTTGGTGGCCACCTGCGCACGCTCCTGCAGGAACGCAGCATGCTCAGCCGGTCCCTGAGACTGGGAGTTCTTCAAGAGGAAGTGACTGATGAAAAGCTTCAAGCCCTCTCTCAGTAATCCCAGCTTAACAATTCCTGAAATCCTGATGAGATGGAGAAACAAGAGATATTatcaaattttacaaaaatgtcaaagggTAATTAACAGTTATTTTACATGACCTTACATGTGGGGTCATTTGAATTTTTGTATCACTATAaagaacatttgcaaaaaaattatttttttcattttacaaactaCACATTCAATACATCTTATTGCCATTTATGtgatacaccaacacaaaacaaagtatAGTTTCAAAAAGtaaggaaaatgaaataaagtcaaataaataaatgaataaaaatctgtgaagtGTGGCATACTCTAACTCTGTGCCTTTAACCTGGAACAACTTAAGTGTTTACTGCTTATTTGATACAAGTctggaaaagaaagaagctCACCTCCCAAATATGCAGGCTATCTCCTCTGGCTCAGTTTCTTTCAGTAGTTTCGTCAGGACCTGACGTAAGAAACGCACCTTGGACTTATCCAACTCTCCAAACTCTATCACCTACACAAAGAAAGGGAAATAAGCACAAAGGATATGTCTTCCTCGATTTATGACACGGCATAGTGGCACAAAATGATTGACTCACTTTGAGGATGGAGAGTGAGAGGCATTTTTTCCGAAGAAAGTGAGTCACCAGCTGGACTAGATTGGTAAATGCACAGCTGGGAAGGTTTGACAGCTCTTTGAACTTGTCCCACAAGCAGAACTGGAACGTCATCTAGGAAAGTAACAGTTCTTGTTTAGTACAAGGTCAATCCagtaaagtgtgtgtgtggggtggagGGGCAGTCGGCACATAAAGTCATCCCTTTATTACTGTACAATTTGCTTCTTAAGAGCCAGACTTTCTTAATTGTTTTAATCAACATACTGGATGCTCTTTCATTACTGCCCTACAGTTTCCCAGACAAATATGGTTTGCTAGAGAATTAACAAAGCAGATTGAGGTATaagcaaatgttgcaactgcTTTGGGCCTCTTGCAAGACATTTGGGCTCCAAAAAGAGATTTAAACTCCCAAAGAACATTATGACAAAAGCATCAATTGTACACATAAAGAGGTGCATctccataaattaaaataccaatgaaaaatgaatttaatttagtaactgatttTCCCATAGAGTAATGCatgctggatggatggatggaactgCAAGTTAAGTATTTCTCTTATTATGATGACTAATGGGAAACCACATTTCAGTTTCTTAGAAAAGaatataaaacaagacaaacaaaacggCCTTCAACTTGTCccgttttttttgtaaaacaccTTTTTCCTTCACTCAACTTTCCAATTACTATACTTGGATAAAGGTATTTGGGGCCAGCTAACTgctcttttaaatttttatttatagatttttataataaagtagGATATGATGAACCCCTTCTTTTACAAACTTTAGTGGTTTTGTACAAACTTTTCTGACTATGAAAAAGAGTCAAATGCATATGTTGGTTCCTACTGGCCAACAGTCTGGGGAACGTCTCGTACCTTTGAAACTTGAAGAATTAAAGTAACTTTCTATAATGTACTCAGACTTTATTGCCTGCACATTTTGGAGACTTCAGTCAATATTATTTACCAGtaatttagagattttttttttttgcttaatcgGAGGGTGGTACTTTCTCAAACTTCACAAGACCTGACAGTGATCAGAACCACAAGAAACTGAAACAGGATggaatttaaaaagttcaaaaagtaATACACAATAAAATTGTTACACatgacatttttgagtttttgccaTTATTTACCTTCAAATTCCAGTAAGATATTTGACTACCAAGACTAACTAAACTGATACTTGATagccaaaataaaactgcatccagaaagaaaggaaacatgaagacaactttttgaaaattgcaagaaaatgaaaaagaactactacaatgttttctgtttttccttgaCATTTTCTCCAATGttcatttctcttttaatgAAATGTCATCAGAAATGTtacttaaaaaacacaaagtttaatTTCCTATGTATATATGGAAGTTCATCCTGATTTATGTCCCTGGTGGCACCCCATACAAGGGCTTCATATTGTATCCAAGAACATATCTTCCATGATTTATGTTGAATTCCTTTTTTGGCATGCCAAACTTCGAACAACTTCCCTCAGTTTATTTGCATGTCATTTGAGGCAAAAGGTTAACTCTCACAAGCAGTAAGTGACTGCATCTCCATCTAGCTTACATGTGAAGAGCAAACAGTCCCAGCAGCTCTGGTTAAAGCTCTTTGATCAGGACAATGGCCACTGGTCTCTGATATGAGCTGCTGGCTACCATGGCAGTAATGCAGGTGATCTCGCAGCCCCACTGTTTGCACTCAAATCAGGAATGAGAGGTGTGAGGATCTCCCACACTGCAGAGGTGAACCAAAGGCCGCAGtcaaatcacaaacacacactgggTGGTCATCTAAATGTGTaactaattatttataaatcatttttcataCATTCAAATGTACCCACAAAGTAACTAGTGTaaataagtcattttaattagaacataaaataatttattaagaatattatttttacaattttaatgcAGAGTCCCTAATTTTATACAGTTAATTAATGTCTAaccacaaattttttttttcccaatgtgTACACTACTTCATCTGACACAGATTAcagtttaaactgtaaaaaatattgtctCTAACTGTTTTATAATGAATAACTGCATCTAACATGGATTACAGGCTTTGCACTATTTGTACCTGGAAGCGTCGATCTTGGGAGCAGAATTTCTCTCCCAGGACGGCGTAAAATGCGTTAAAGGTTTTCTCCTGCAGGCAGCAGTCCATCAGAACATGGACGATCTCTCTCTCCTGCTTGTCCTTCAGACCCATTcttcaacaagaaaaaaaacacaaaaagagcttcacaataaaataaaataaatctagcGTGAGGTGAGGCAAACTACTGAGGAAATGGTAAATTATGATTCTTTTGGAGAATTGAGCCCAATGAAAGGACAATAATGTGAGCCAAAACAAACCTCAACAACTTCTCGAAAGCATCCAGGTAGTCCTCGCTGGTCATGAGGACACAGAAGATGTTTCTCCTGATCTCAGTGTTCATCCTCTGCTTCCGTGCCAGCTCTAACACTTTTTGGCTGAACTGAAGGAGATGGAAAACAGTAAACGGAAAAAAACATAGTATTCTATGTTCGgatttgtttatgtgtttggcTTCAGCACAGTATTGTCACATGACTTCAAGCTCAACAATGTTTGGTACCTTTCTcaaatgcaaatacaaaattttattatattgtacTGTAATGAGTAAACTGTTATGTTTGTATAGGTCTGTTATAGAACACATTTAATTAGGATTTCCACCTCtggttggtttatttttatatatttgcagGAGTGCATAGGaaggtttattgttttttttcatatttagcaaaatgttcaataatattaaaatagaaTGTACAGTAAAAAATATTGAGAGGAACTTCTTCCACTGAAATTTTCCAATCCTAAACCTAATCATAATCATaagaaatatacatatttttagtGATTATAAAGCAATTTCTGGAAATTTACTGacaatttgtctttatttttgtacttttgttctATACAATTCTCTAGGCTATTGTCGTTCTGCCTTaacattcttttttaaataaatatgtctaTAGTAATAGACCAAATAAGATATTACGTGTTAAAATCTTACCTAAATCTAATTTGATACATTTTAGACTTACTattgaaaatacaaagaaatagaACAGGGCCTTATGATTACCAGCAAATCCAATTGAGCATTTGAGCTGTATTGACATAGGGATTTCAGATTTCTGATATTCAGGACATTCTTATCATAGAGAAGAAGTTTTGAATTTGAGTAGTGTCCACATCATATTTAGGTTCAAGCTGGTATATTAAGGGGAGGAAACAACAGAACGAGTAgagagttttaatttttcaactCTAATTTCAAAATGACATCTGgtcatttttaactgaatgtgAAGTCCTTGTAAAGTATTAGGTTGACTTTCTGGACTGTGAGCTGTTGCATGTTACATCACCTTACCACgccatgcaaaagtatttacaacTCTTGAATTTATCCACATCACTTCACATAGCAATCAAAATGCTAAATGGATTTTACCAGACTTTTTAAGTTATAAACCATAACAAAGTGGTACATAACTGCATAAAGAGGAACGAGTAGGATGCATTATTAAATTttctaataaatacaaatctgagTGTACTTTTGTAGCTTGCGTGATTTAACCTGTAAATAGGACAATACTGTTCTGTAACGGCCTCAGGagtttgttaaaacattatGACTGAACGTGTGGCAGAAAGAACATAACATCATATATTTAACTATATGATGTTATCATTATAGTTAAGTAAGGTgaaggcagcatcatgctgatgGATGGAGCAAAAATACAGGCTAGTCCTGGCAGAGAACCTGCTACAGGCAGCATAATACATGTAAAGTCATGTATCATTTTGTTCTgacttcacaattatacaccAATTTGAGTTGATCTATCAGACAAAAATCTCAATAAAGcataacaaatataaaaagtttgTGTACCAGTACATAAGTCCAAAGGGTTTAAACTCTTCAAGGCACATGATGAATAACTTGTAAAAGACAAGCTGGCCTTGGCTGAatgattaaaaggaaaaaggcTACAACAAATCTGGGACAAGACGATGCAGAGGAAGTAAGCAGATGGTACCAGAAAccatatgaaaacattagaataGATTTGGCGTAAGTTATTCCTGTCATTCACATAATATTTCATGGTTCTTTTAATCTACCTGTCCCTCAGCAGCACTCTGCTTTGAGGTTGTGTCATCTGGCTTGCTGATCATGGGCGCTCCACTCCACGACGAGCCAACGATCCACCAGCGGCCCACCTGCTCTGCTTTCAGGATGTTCTCCAGAGACACCCTCAGTTTCAGGTCACTGCCTCCAGCACTGCTGCGGATCTGGGAATCCAACATTCACAAGCCAGTAATATTAAATTCATCTGaaaggattaaaataaaaagatcccACAAAACATGCAAGAGTTTTAATAGTCTTCAAAAAGTCACACTGATTGCAACATCAGCACTAATGACGGAGAATATGAAAGTGGGACTCTGGTGCCACCTGTTGGTAACATAAAATACTGCAAGTGATATAATTAAAAAGATGGATCGTCTTGCACGTAGGAAAACTGAGGAAttagattgaaatattttacagatttagaTAAGTATGGAATAACAGAATGCAGGAACATGTTTAGATTTCCAAACTTTGTTCTCTATGGCATTCTCTGATtcgtctgtccatccatctcaTACCAACAGTCTGTGTTTATGCATATTAAccttttgtttatatttttaaaaacgggcaaaaataaaatttgaagaCAACCCCGCCAACCTGGCAGGAGATTCACTGACATCAGTCCAGTCTCATCACCACCTACCAGAGTCCTCTGTAGCTTCCTGAGTCTCTCCACAGGCTCTGGATCGTACCCTGGGATCTTCCTCATGTCGTTGTTCTTTAAAGCCAACATGGTTTCCAGCATGAATCGCACCTGGAGATAAATTAACGAGAGTTTTAGCAGCCTCCTAGGTTTATAacataaaacccaaataaatgtaaaagtgcAACGATCAACTTAAGTTAAACTGATGCTATGAAAGTGAATTTTGTGTGAAGGTAAATAATTTTGCACAGCCTACCCTAGTTTGATCTTTGAACTGTGTTCCAATGTCACTGGCCTTGCGCTGAGCATCAGAGATGAGCTCCTTGAGAGTGAGCGCGTCATCCTTCCTCAGGGCAAAGCCGACGTTCCTCAGCACAAACAGAACTAACTCGATGTCCTTCTCTGAGAAAGTTCCCACCAGTAGCTTCAGGATGTCAAAAATAAGGATAGAATGCACCACCTGAAAATTGTAGAGGTGAGCGACGATGGCGATGAGGTTGTCACACTGTTTGTCCTCACTGGAGTTCTTGTAGGCCTCGTCAAACCTCCACACGACTGTCTCGAGAAAATGTGCTCCGACCTGTGATGGGATAAAAAGGCCATAAATGCCATACAGTCAGAATTCAGTCCTCTTTGGAGATGGACAAACAGATGAATGAACTGACAGATGGAAAGGATGGGGGGAGGAATGAAAGGAGGGAAGATGGACAAATGCATGTGTGGATggatgcatattttattttaaaacaccagAAAATGCAGACTggacgtaaaaaaaaaagaagaaaaaaaaaaaaagaaatatttaccgTACTGACATTAAAACTGGGAATACAatctgaaaatatgaatttattttcaaatgtcatATTTACCCAAATCtagaaaacactttaataaGTTTCAACCTTTTACAGACTTTGGAGGAACCTTGTGGGATGATACCGATGGGAAATTAAACAATGGTTTAAAAATCTTACCCTAGTGATTGATGAAAATATACAAAGTTGTatgaatatattaaataattagAAGAAATAGTGACTGCGTTTGAGTTATTTCAAAAAGCTTTAACTCAGAAGTTAAAACATGTAGACAAAGTAGATATTTTTCGAAAACTGAACCAAACCAATAACAAAATATCCAAAGTTTATATGAAGAAAAGAAGCATCTGGTTCTCACAAATTGCAGCAAAGGCATTAATATAAACGCAATACcacaaagaaaaatttaactAGACAGTCTGTGTGACGTCAATGTTCCTACCGCTCATTTCAAATCGAAAATATTCAAGGCAAAGAACTGAAGGGCCTCACCTCcagccccacagcatgatgaagGATGCTGACAAGCAGCACATGCTCCATCAGGAGTCTATCAGGCATCAGGGTGGGAGTGACGCAGGCTGCCAGCAGAACGTCCGTCATCGTGTCGTTCATgtccttcctgctgcagctcatgtacagctcctccagctgaCCACAGATAGAGGCCATGTTGGCCTCGCTCAGCCTGAAAATGGTACATCGATGAGAATAAAATACATCCCTGATAATGATGATTCTAGTTTAGGAAATTGGGAGGAGGACAGGGTGCAGGTATATTATCAGTTGTTGCCATCAGGATTTTGTCATGTAAATTATGAAGGAAGTggttaaattcagaaaattcaTGAATATTTGAAGGGGGGTGAGGACTGCAGTTAATGATTggattaataaaacataactgtagaaaaaaactaagacatgttaatatttaagagatcatttgtttttatctaagGGATCCAGGCTGAGTAAG
Coding sequences within:
- the nom1 gene encoding nucleolar MIF4G domain-containing protein 1: MKGGKRKQNSKKKKGNAVLQKYMCAVDEFVKNISDHEEADRDQRLRSVKTKSRKELRKEKRRLKKAKMKSHYEGKKSVSFASDVGEKLEVRSENKHQTQKKKTDQIKREVTKTLSNKHPEVPKEKTESSGSKSSSKKGKKINKLQESRKMALLEANEQEDREIKKLERCLGLNKRKNKKSLPQSFVTDGLDYILGILDSGSSGAGIYDDEFDEDEDMDTARENFEKLNQDDSPLSDEDEEAEEDMASEESDDAEEEEMGSEEDEEEEMGDENDMNESGADAASGAESEEEASHPDQRSEIGTSMTGKYVPPQLRNIADDKRKAELEKLKRKVKGLLNRLSEANMASICGQLEELYMSCSRKDMNDTMTDVLLAACVTPTLMPDRLLMEHVLLVSILHHAVGLEVGAHFLETVVWRFDEAYKNSSEDKQCDNLIAIVAHLYNFQVVHSILIFDILKLLVGTFSEKDIELVLFVLRNVGFALRKDDALTLKELISDAQRKASDIGTQFKDQTRVRFMLETMLALKNNDMRKIPGYDPEPVERLRKLQRTLIRSSAGGSDLKLRVSLENILKAEQVGRWWIVGSSWSGAPMISKPDDTTSKQSAAEGQFSQKVLELARKQRMNTEIRRNIFCVLMTSEDYLDAFEKLLRMGLKDKQEREIVHVLMDCCLQEKTFNAFYAVLGEKFCSQDRRFQMTFQFCLWDKFKELSNLPSCAFTNLVQLVTHFLRKKCLSLSILKVIEFGELDKSKVRFLRQVLTKLLKETEPEEIACIFGRISGIVKLGLLREGLKLFISHFLLKNSQSQGPAEHAAFLQERAQVATKAMETKDFKLKL